GTATTTTTGACAATTTCAGCACATTGACGTCATTTTCTATTACTTTCGGAAGAAAGGAAAGTATGATAAAAGGAACAATTATAGCTTCACCACTGTTGATTGCCTATTCAAGCAGAAAATTGATGTGGTCCACCACGCATATCACAATGTTGAAACCCCGACCAACGTGGCAAATGAAGAGCAAGTATTGTGTGAGTATGTTAAGGGCCACAGGATTATTGCCAATGTCCCGTGGCATACGGTTGACAACGTGCTAATACCAGtgaatataaaagaagaaaatcatTGGTTATTGGTAGTCCTTTCATTCAAGGACAGGTATTTTTGATGATGAATTAATTATTTTATCATTAGTGTTTCATTCATCATTTAtcgctgattttttttttttgaaatgtacAGGCGTCTGTATGTTTACAACTCGTATCAAGCAGCCGGGCACAACGCAGTTGttaggaatgaaataaaaaagcTTGCTACACTTCTGCCACATTTTCTACATCTAGCTGGATTCTATGTAAATAAAAAAAGCATAGATTTGGTGAAATACCCAGCATATACGGATAAGTGACAGATCGATATCCTTGAAGTTGTCTATGTTGAAAATCTGCCGCATCAACCTGCTGGTAGCACGTAAGTAGTaaacatatatttttaaaaatatcatagTGTATCAAATACATGATATATCCTATCAATTTATTATTCTTTCAAATACATGAGTTTTCATAGGTGTTAGAACTTGAAATACATTATTTAGAACAACAGTAGTTTCTAATATAaattcttatcttttttttttttttttttttttttttttttagggactGTGGTGTCTTCGTGGCAGCATATGCTGAGTATTTGACATCGAGTGAAAGGATTCCATATGTCATTGATGCACACATGCAGCATATGAGATACGATGCACTCTTACAGGACTACGTTGAACGCAAGGTTGCTGACAAAGACGAGAGTGATAATAAAGTTCCACCAAGACCGATTAGGCCAGCAATCGATTACGACACTGTTGATGCAATTGATGTTTGATAAATACTATTCGTACATTCGAtgttttttgtcctttttttttcattaaagcaaACAATCTAAATTTTTTAGATGTATTTTGACTGATGTTGGATAATTATCATTTTACCAAAAGAATCTCAAGGGGTTATGTTCCATATGTTTGATGTACCTAGTTCCATATTTTGTCAAATATATCTGAAGTTTGGAAGAAATACAGTAAACTGTGACATCATGAATCCAGAAATACATGATCTTTACCTTGGAATTTAATTCACCAGGTTCACAAAATATGTATGTTTTATTAAAGTTTATTCATTTTTGTTTAAGTTTAATAAACACATCTTGTGTATTTGACATGACCAGCACAGCTATAtgatttcaataaaaaaaaattgcaaaaataaaCCAACTTCATCAGTTTCGAAAATAATACGTACGTTTTTTTTTACCACATATGCAGTATTATGAAGTTGATAGATAACACCATTTTTTTTTATCGGAACAtgttttgccttttttttttttgtgataaaaTACATAAACATTACCGTGCAATTTCAGACACCAGTATCACAAAAAATATGTATGTTATATTGCAGTTTATACAATTTTCCGAAGGCCAACAAATACATATTGTTTAGTTGACATTACCAGAACAACTACTAGCCTCCAATccaaaaaaatccaaaataaaaACAACTTTATCAGTTTACAGagataatatgtatgttattttacCAAGTACGCAGTATTTTTTAAGTTGATAAAAACAACATATGTATCGGAAAAAAATACAATTAAGATCAGTTTGAATAGGACATTCATTTCATAGCAAAAATTTCAGTAATACTACAACATTTGTCAATAGAAGTTTTTGACACAAGTGTTCAAATACTTAAATAACTAATGTATTTTCCATAATAAAGTTAAATGGATAGGAACACAAGAAAATTCACTTCCTTAGAGGCTCAAAATTACATGAACGTCTGTTGTGTCCAAGTTGTCCACAAGTACTGCAAGCATGTCTGTTCTTTCCAAACAACAATTCACTTAAAGGCTTATCACGCCTCTTCTTTGGCCTACCAGACAGTCTCTTGTATCTTGGTGGCAAAATCACATCCTCCAAGATGTATTTGGGAATGTTCAATTCACGCTCGTCGGGTAGAGGATCCACAGGTACATCATGTGTCTTCAACACGGTCTCCGGTTTAACCAAATCAGAGCAATAATCATTAGCAAccagatttttctttttaatgacaGTCCATGCATGCGGGCAGGGGATTTCATCTAGTTAAAACATACAACAACTGTAAGTTTTGCTATTCAAATTAAGAATGAATCGCCTTCCTCCATCATGTACTGTGTACACGAATTCGGTTGACGGTTCTACCtggaaaaataaatattacatgtATTTGTTATACAACCAATCagaattttaaaataaatgaacaaaCCATTAATCAAATACATATCGATTTTCAAAGAAGAATATATTAACTTTACATTAATACTAACTGTTCATTGATACCAAATACACATTCATATAATGTGTAGAAACACCACAGATTAGTACAAGTACAAGTTTGTCAAATACATTATAACAAGCATTAAACTGAAACATACCGTCATTCGTAGACATAGATACTCGTTGATTGATAGCATCTCCTGAAACTTTTTACCGAGTGTAGTGAACGTGTATGTTCCATTTCTCCGATTCTTCGAGAAAGTCATACATGGGAAGTCCTCTAGCTGCTAGAAGATGTCGGTTAATGCACTCTGCTATGTTAGAAGTCATTGTCCACCCTCGGTTAACAGATGCATACAATCTAGCCCACTTGTCTCTACCAGTCGATTCCAAATACTCTGCCACACCCATATCTACCTTTTGAACCTTCCCCATGAACTCATCAAAATCATCCTGCGTGTATGCCTTTGCCATGGAATAAAAAACAGGACTCAGCACATCATGGCTCTTCTTGTATTTTTACTTACATTACCCCACAGATGCCATATACATGCATAATGCGCAACTTCTGGATAAATTCTACAAACAGCCTTGTTTATACTTTCATGCCTATCTGATACGATACACATATTCCCTCTAATTTCATATGTTTCTCTGAAACGCTCGAAAAACCACGTCCATGATCTGTCATTCTCAGAATCAATCACACCATATGCTAAGGGAAGTATGTTGCCTGGAGATACagttaaaaaaaatgatataatacattatgtatttgtctaaaacagataaaatatatattgaggTAATAAATTAATTGTATTTTTTGACATACCTGCACCGTCTAATGTGCTTGCCGAGACAAATGTTCCATTGTATGATGTTTTTAAGTGGCTTCCGTCAACTACCACAATTGGCCGACAATAATCAAAGCCTTTGATAAATGCATACAGTACTATGAAAACATACAGAAATTCATTTTCGCGGGTTTTACGCATTCTGATATGTGAACCCAGGTAAGTCTTATCCAAGATGTATAGATATCCAGGTAATCTTTTATAAGATTCAGTCTGTTCACCCATTAAATCGTTCACCGCCTTTTATTTGGCCCGCCAAGCAACCATGTATGAAACATCCAttccaaaatcatttttgacgTCCTCCGCAATGTCTTTAGGCGTATATATCCTCTTATGGTTTGATATTTTTGGTTTGACAATCCCACTTATCAACCAACTTGTAGCTTGGCATTGACAATAAACCTTTTCCTTTAACGGGCATGTATGTTTGTCTTGAAACTCTCTAACTCTAAAGATTCCTGACTTACCTACACTTGATGCCCTGAATTTCCAATCACACTCTCCTGATACGCACACAAGTGTGTAGCTACATAAAAAAACATCAATAAAAGACACATTAGTGTAAAATACATGCATGTATTTATTCTTGTATTTAATACAAAGGACAGATGAAATATGTAATAAGTTAATCAAATGCAACCCGGGCCAAATACATTATTTATGACTACAAATACATACAAATCAGTTTTGATTTTACTTTATAATAAACATACACGTGCTGAGAAATACTTCCACTCATACAAATTAACAAACATACACTGTCACGGTTTAAATACATAACAACACACAGTTACAAATACATAAACAAATGCACATTACAATACCTTATTGCATTACTCCTTTCTGTACGATAGTTGAACCTGTTTGTAATTGCATAATTCACCATCACAGCTTTTAATATATCTTTATCCTTGTATACTTGATCGACGGCAACTACCTTTTGGTTCTTGTCATGAATAACCATACCCTTGTTGTTTTCGAATAACAAATCAGCCTTTCCATAACTTGATGATGTCAAATCACGGGAACCAACTGTTTCCATTACATTCGTTTGATTCGTGTATCCGATTTGCAAATAATCACCTTAAACACAACTCTCACCCGATATACATATCTCCATGCTTCTATCAGTTGTAACTATAAAAATGGGTACATTTGTAGTGCTTTGTCCTCTTTCTTCAATTCCACATACACCCTAACACCCATATCATTGTGAATTTCCATTGGAATATCATCACCTTCAACCATgtattttatgtttatgtttttcCTTTGCTTGTCCATATTCAGTTGGGTTGCAACTGTTTGTAACAATTCCTCATACGTCGAGTACTCCTTGAAAGTCACAGCATCAATTTTGTAATTGACGTATTTGTTATCGTCGTTCCAAATACCAGAGTGTCTAATCAACGATGAAATATTGGCCATTTTATAGAAAAAAATTCCTTGAATCAATGTCTCAACATAAAACCTGTAATATATATGactaaaaaattaagaaaaatcagTTCGAACAAACATTCACGTTCAAATTTGAACAATTTATATAAATTAGATTTACAGTTAACTTAAGATACAAATACAACATACACAAGTTGAATTACACTCCAGAAATACATAGTTAGCTGATAATTCATTATTCTAAACCATTTAAATTCAGAAAAATAATTTATGAACTGGAATTTTTTTGATTCCAAACCATTCATGTACATTAAAATACTTTCGACCGTAATTTTCAAGAGCATTGTTCATTCAAATAAACTATTACAGTGATTTTACATCATTATTTGCGAATATAAGTTATAAAgatacaaataaaaaaaaatcaaagcaataaaaCAACTTTGACATTATGatccaagaaaaaaattgaaatcacatAAATACAACTTGAATAGACGAATTTTGTGAAATCAAAGCTGTTTTTTTGCACGAATTACCTAATGATTGATCGTGTTGTTTTGTTAATGTATTTACAGAGCTGTTGAAGatttaatttgaaatttgaatttttaTGTTTGAATGTTGAAGAATGCATGGAATAAGAGAAACGTGTAAGGAAAGGGAATATTACAGCTGGTTTTGTGGAAAAGaaggtaaaaaatatattaatatctGATTTAATACCACCACCGTTACAGGCTAAAATCAAGgagcctgtttttttttttaccgcaTCCTCATGTATTTGCTGGCAACAAATACACGCGAAAACATACACAAATTGGCCAGAAATCAGCTACgaatggtaatatttaaaaggatagctacaaatggtaggaaACTACAATAAGGTAGTATGAAATTTTACCAAGAAAAAGGTGAAATGAATTTTAAGAATGAGCAATATCTTGCTTCTATTTGTGTTGACTAATTAAATGATTAACGTGGTTAAGTGGTGTCTCCCCATAAGTAATCTTAGATAAGGACATCCAATATTAATTGATTAAGTGCGCTAAAATATAGATTGCTGGGGACAAGGAAAATACAAGTAATTGTAATTTGTAGTTGCTCCAAGAAACATAATCTTCAAGATTTGCATGCAATTTGCAATAACATTCTACTGCTGTCTTTAACTTGGAGTTAAGAGTACTCGTAAGGTCACTCAATTAATAGAACAAATTAAGCAAAAAAGTTATATATTTATTTGTTTTGTAGTAAAAATGTCATTATATTTTTATCGTTTTACATATAAAGTCATTCACTAGATATACTAAGGTGATATTTCGGACAACTTCGCTGGTGTGATGTCAATATTTAACACTACCAAAATCACCTACTTACTTTAATTTTAAAAGAATCACTCATTTGATTAATGAACCCAAAACCATTCTCCTTTTGGACTTGTTACGTATAGTTAATTTTAGCGAGTTTAGTAGTAAACAATAACCAAAGCAGCATCAGTTACCAAAAGCACATCAAACAATCATAGTATGAATTTTCCTTTAAGCACAATCCCACCTTTTACAAGAAAGGAACTGAACTTGTAGTAACAAGCTAACAGCTCCAACAAAATACTTTAAATAGCCAAAAAAATCCCACTTTTCAAGGGTTTATTGTTTATAACGCATAGTGTAACGGAAAATAAGATTCTAATTCTTCTATAAAAGAAGTTTTTGAAAAATATAAGTATGAATGTGTTAAGTAGCAGAACTATCGCTTTCAAATTATGAATCTACCTGTCCATAATTAATCTAACCATATTCGTTGTTTGATGTGAAAACTGTAAATTGATGGTTACTCTTGATTCTCCACTGAAAATAAAATATCAAGGAGAAAAACAATGCTTTACTTGAGGGTCCAACAAGATGACAATTAGTGACAATACAGATTGAATAAATCAAGATATTTATTGCAGTAAGCATGAATCTGGATACTTTCTTTTCAAAATACCACATTCATTTTCTCCAAACAGTATCCAATTAGTTTAAAGCTTGTAGGACCTTCTTTATTGATTCAAGATACTAATGATGAATAATTATAGTCTTTAATGTGTCATTTTTTGTTGGTAAATATAATATAAAGGACTTCCATAAATTCCATTTCATAATTAAACTTATAGCATGATCCGGAACATTATTCCGGACATATTAAAAATAGCATCAGAAATTACAGAACCCTGCTGAGCATTGCTCCGGGCATGTCTAATAGTAGCAGTCAAATTTACACATTCAATTCATTGTTAAAAGAAAATTAGAATACATAGTTCCTTCCATGTCTGCCCAAAAAACTACAGTTGCATACACCGGAGGAACTACTGAGATCATGTTAGCACCAAAAAGTCTTCTCAGTGCTCCCTCCTTGGCCAATGCATCAGCGACTAAGTTCTGTTCCCGGTAGCCATGCCGGATTACTGGTCTGCCCATACTCTCCATCAAGCATCTGCACTCAAAGATTAAGGGATTGTAAGTatcatgtccatgttctagcatgCTTAGCTTATTacctgatatttggcacaaataccatgttttgtgtcgtattacaacttcttcttatgactgtcgcttaattcatgatgaaaccgtcgtatttgaacttatatcGTTACATTTCAtatgtataggtacgatgacgacaaatgatggaaaatgtgcttgaaatgattggaattcgtagcatatgtcgattggctgaggtgacgagtcgatgaCCGCAAAGGACGAACTAAAAGGAGAGTTAATCGACTGCAGATCCTCGccttccttccgcatcgcggaaggatcgcgagaagctccaGAAAGTTAGGCGAtcgatccgcatcgcgtgaagaaggcgTGAAGCTGCAGAccattgcgcgatccttccgcgatgcggaaggaaagcgggactctgcggacgttttcccgattagactaggatttggattccttatttattatttttaccctagcctatatatacacatttttatagctgagaacggtattctgggattattcaaggatttgtaagccaccgttctcccttttatctctctaggttattttatttttcatctttttcaaccctagtttattcatggcttcttttgtctatgatcgaatcatgagtagctaaatctcctagttctagggttgtggcgaaagacttaaAAGTTGATTGGATGACGATTATTATCTAtttattttccatattgtgggttgcttatttattttttattttaattgtttgattatctggccaatagttagacactatctgtggtgcgtggattgaacttgagaaagggaattcacgtacgtaataagaataaatagagtttgttcgatttaatcgtttcgctactgaggatagagatataccctttagccctacttagttgaatacggtaaaATAAAGGTGTTCTTGTTACATctaatgaccatagagatataggcattaaagtaacatctacaggcttgtgagtagttcgagagaatatcataaagcataattaacccgtcaactagtaacccaggaaataaaataggtggagtTATCTGAAGATCATCTGGATTGTCGAacgccataaccctagatctttctctcatctgaaatttcttacaatctttgtcgacgtagtcccagtcataaaaacacccatcacaaattgtttacttttcaattttagtttagtaccacaaacaatcttgattttcactttcttgaatagtttcattcgaatttgaattagtttaacagtagaatctaagtctctgtgggatcgatatctggacttaacagtctatattacttgtacgaccacgtatacttgcgtgtgcgtttgggagcaacattaCCTCTGTAGAGTCACATTCTACTTCCAGTGGAGTTAAGCCTTGTTCATGGGCTAGCTTCAACCCCTGCAGTAAAGCTGTTAGTTCACGCGTAATCCTATGACTCGAAGAAACATTTTGCGTGTACAAATTGTAATAAGAGGTTTTCATGTGTAATACTTAAAGAAGTTGAATCCCCATATATAACGAAATCGATGAATACAGATTGAGCCCAAAAATAATGGGCCCCAATTTGAGCCCAACCAATCCTACCAGATTCCAATTTGTTTGGTTGGGAAAGCTTCAGAAATGTACAAGAAATTGGAAATAGGAGAAAAAACATAAGtagataataatataataatatttacATACTCTTCATAAGTAgacaataatataataataattacaTACTCTTAGCATGTAAATGCAATTAACATTTCGTGGCAAACTAAGAATTCCATAGTAAAAACAAACTCCTATTTATAAGGAAATCATCCGGACGTGATTTTTTCTTAATAATAAACCCATACCATTGTCTCCCCATTTTTTCGTTCATAGTAGATATCTTATAACTGCTTCTTTATGGTTTTTACTCCTATACTAATTAGCATTCTTCTTTTAATTTTCTACTTTCTTTTTATTCTGGTCTTGTTTGATTAATCATCCATGAATAATAAAATCACAGTTTTGATTCAACATAATGAAAAATGCGATGCGAAACAAAAGTACAATAATTTTCTTTCCACTTCCTTCCTAGTCTAGTCTGGCTAAGTGCTGATAAGTATTTCCAAGAGAAAATTATGATTGGTTACACCCTTGAAAGGACCCAACGAAAGATAGATTTTTTTCGATGGGTATAGTTGGGATTCGTCACGAACACTTGGATGAGGCAATATAAAAAAGTTTAAGAAAGATCGGAGGTGATTTGGGCTGGTTTGGAGACAAACTTCATACAAAGAATTGAAATCTTCATTCGACAAATGTATATCGATCACGTGTATATTTCACacaaatacacacacacatatacacgtaTGTACATGAGGAGATATACAGAGggatacacatatatacatatcccCTATTCTTCCAGGTTCTTCATCGACTTCGAATTTTGGCTCCAATTTTCGCTCAAAAGCGGATCAAATCAGCTCTATGGAACTCAAACTTCAGGTTTAGATCCTTCAAAGTATTTCCCTGGAGAAATTACTTGAGCTATATACTGTTATTGGATTTGTTGGCTGTTCTCCAAATACCTAGAAAATCTTTATTTTGGAATTaattttgaaaaagagaaaaaaaaaaaaaaaaaaaaaaaaaaactaacagtGTTAACTGCAGCCCTGACAAACTTTGTCCACGGGTGAGGTTGGGGTGAGAAGTGGCGGCTATGGTTTTAGATACATAGATATGCTATAAAATTAGATAATCTCAC
The sequence above is a segment of the Lycium barbarum isolate Lr01 chromosome 6, ASM1917538v2, whole genome shotgun sequence genome. Coding sequences within it:
- the LOC132643896 gene encoding uncharacterized protein LOC132643896, giving the protein METVGSRDLTSSSYGKADLLFENNKGMVIHDKNQKVVAVDQVYKDKDILKAVMVNYAITNRFNYRTERSNAISYTLVCVSGECDWKFRASSVGFDYCRPIVVVDGSHLKTSYNGTFVSASTLDGAGNILPLAYGVIDSENDRSWTWFFERFRETYEIRGNMCIVSDRHESINKAVCRIYPEVAHYACIWHLWGNAYTQDDFDEFMGKVQKVDMGVAEYLESTGRDKWARLYASVNRGWTMTSNIAECINRHLLAARGLPMYDFLEESEKWNIHFNACYNVFDKLVLVLICGVSTHYMNVYLVSMNNEIPCPHAWTVIKKKNLVANDYCSDLVKPETVLKTHDVPVDPLPDERELNIPKYILEDVILPPRYKRLSGRPKKRRDKPLSELLFGKNRHACSTCGQLGHNRRSCNFEPLRK